From one Triticum urartu cultivar G1812 chromosome 3, Tu2.1, whole genome shotgun sequence genomic stretch:
- the LOC125548221 gene encoding expansin-A24-like has protein sequence MAPAPARAIAVVLLTFVCCGCAMAADQAPVKWLRAHATFYGGADASDTMGGACGYGNLYSAGYGTRTAALSTVLFNDGAACGQCYKIACDRKLADPMWCRPGVSVTVTATNFCPPNNALPSDNGGWCNPPRPHFDMAQPAWEKIGVYKGGIIPVMYQRVPCVKKGGVRLKIDGHDYFNLVTVMNVAAAGSIKSMDVKSSDSNDWMPMSRNWGANWHSLANLTGKMLSFRLIDTDGQTIELKNIVPGGWKFGQTYASKQQFK, from the exons atggcgccggctcccgctcGAGCTATTGCAGTGGTGCTGCTCACGTTCGTCTGCTGTGGGTGCGCCATGGCCGCGGACCAAGCACCGGTCAAATGGCTGAGGGCGCACGCGACCTTCTACGGCGGCGCCGATGCCTCTGACACTATGGGTGGAGCATGCGGGTACGGTAATCTGTACTCGGCGGGGTACGGTACGCGGACGGCGGCGCTGAGCACGGTGCTGTTCAACGACGGTGCGGCATGTGGACAGTGCTACAAGATCGCATGCGACCGCAAGCTGGCAGACCCGATGTGGTGCAGACCAGGCGTCTCGGTGACGGTGACCGCCACGAACTTCTGCCCGCCTAACAACGCGCTTCCGAGCGACAACGGCGGCTGGTGCAACCCGCCGAGGCCACACTTTGACATGGCGCAACCGGCCTGGGAGAAAATCGGCGTTTACAAGGGCGGCATCATCCCCGTCATGTACCAGAG GGTCCCATGCGTGAAGAAGGGTGGGGTGCGGCTGAAAATCGATGGTCATGATTACTTCAATCTAGTTACTGTGATGAACGTCGCAGCTGCCGGCTCAATTAAATCGATGGATGTCAAGAGCTCGGATTCAAATGATTGGATGCCAATGTCCCGTAACTGGGGTGCCAACTGGCACTCTCTAGCAAATCTTACTGGTAAAATGCTCTCATTCAGGCTGATTGACACAGATGGACAGACAATCGAGTTAAAGAATATTGTGCCCGGTGGATGGAAGTTCGGACAAACATATGCAAGCAAACAACAGTTCAAGTGA